One Ferribacterium limneticum genomic window, CGGCGTGACCAGCAAGCCGGTCATGAACCTGCTTGGCGTCCATCAGCCCGACTTCGGCTACCTGCTTGACGGCATGGTCTACAACGAAGGCGAATCGATCGAGATGAGCTCGCTGATCCAGCCCAAGGCCGAAGGTGAAATCGCCTTCCTGCTCAAGAAAGACCTGCAAGGTCCAGGAGTCACCGCTGCCGAAGTACTGGCTGCCACCGAAGGCGTCATGGCATGCTTCGAGATCGTCGATTCGCGCATCACCGACTGGAAGATCAAGATCCAGGACACTGTCGCCGACAACGCCTCCTGCGGTGTCTTCGTGCTCGGTGACCAACTCGTCGACATCAGCAACATCGACCTCGGCCTGTGCGGCATGGTCCTCGAAAAGAACGGCGAAATCGTCGTCACCGGCGCCGGCGCCGCGACCATGGGTCATCCGGTCAATGCCATGGTCTGGTTGGCCAATACGCTCGGCAAGCTGGGCATCACCCTCAAGGCCGGCGACATCGTGCTGTCCGGCGCGATGGGTGCCATGGTCCCGGTGGTCAAGGGCGACAACCTGCGCATGACCATCGGCGGCCTCGGTGGCTGTTCGGTGCGTTTCGTCTGAGTCGCGCAATGAATTTCCAGCTTTCCGGCAAGCGCGCCCTGGTGACCGGATCCACTACCGGCGTCGGCTTTGCCATTGCGTTGGAACTGGCCCGGGAAGGCGCCATCGTGACTATCAACGGAAGTGAGCCAGAACGGGTAGCGGCGGCGGTTGAATTCATTCGAAGTGAAGTGAATCATGCCCAAGTGCACGGCGTAACAGCAGATTTGGCCAATGCTTACGGAATTCAGTCCCTGCTACGCCAATGCCCCAAGGCTGATATTCTGGTGAACAGTCTCGAAATCATCGAGCGAGCGCCTTTCGAAAAAATCACGGATTCCGAATGGCACCGCATTTTTGACGTCAATGTCTTGAGCGGCGTGCGCTTGGTGCGACACTATCTACCACGCATGAAGGCCACTAACTGGGGCCGCATCGTATTCATCTCTGACGATCCCGGCATCACCCCGTCAGGCGAGATGATCCACCACGGCATGACCAAAGCAGCCCAGACTGCGGTATCGCATGGTTTGGCACAGTTTATGGTTGGCACCGGTATTACCGTGAATAGCATTCGAGCAGGCCAAACCCTTTCAGAGAGCGTGGCGATGGTCCTCGCCAAGCTGGCCCCGGACCAGGAGATCAGCATTGCCGACGCTGAGCCTCAGCGTGCCCCCCAAATGCCCCAGACCTCTCGCTCTGATGAAATCATCGACCCAACCGAAGTCCCTGCCGAGATGACTTGCATATGCAGCCCAGATGTCGCCGCTACCAATGATGAAGCCCAACGTATGGTCGGCGACGCCGTCAGTTCCCTGTATTGAACCCTTCTAGGAAACCACAACATGAATAAGATCAAGTGTGCCTTGATCGGCCCGGGCAACATCGGGACCGACCTGCTTTACAAACTGAAGCGCAGCCCCTTCCTCGACCCCGTCTGGATGATTGGCATCGACCCGGAATCCGAAGGCCTGAAGCGTGCCGCCGAAATGGGCCTCAAGACCTGCGCCACCGGCGTAGACGGCTTCCTGCCCCACGTCCTCGCCGACAACGTCCAGATCGCCTTCGACGCGACCTCGGCCTATGTCCACGCCGAGAACTCGCGCAAGCTCAACGCCCTCGGCGTCCTGATGATCGACCTGACGCCGGCCGCCATCGGCCCGTTCTGCGTCCCGCCGGTCAACCTCAAGGAACACGTCGGTCGCCGTGAAATGAACGTCAACATGGTCACCTGCGGTGGCCAGGCCACCATCCCGATGGTGGCAGCCGTTTCCCGCGTTCAACCGGTCGCCTACGGTGAAATCGTCGCCACCGTCTCGTCCAAGAGCGCCGGCCCCGGTACCCGCAAGAACATCGATGAATTCACCCGCACCACCGCCGGTGCCGTCGAAAAGGTCGGCGGCGCCAAGAAGGGCAAAGCCATCATCATCATCAACCCGGCCGAACCCCCGCTCGTCATGCGCGACACCGTGCACTGCCTGACCGAAACCGCCCCGGACCAGGCCGCGATCACCGAATCCATCCACGCCATGATCAAGGAAGTCCAGAAGTACGTCCCGGGCTACCGCCTGGTCAACGGCCCGGTCTTCGATGGCAACCGCGTCTCCGTCTACATGGAAGTCACCGGCCTCGGCGACTTCCTGCCGACCTACGCCGGCAACCTCGACATCATGACCGCCGCCGGTGCGCGCACCGCCGAAATGTTCGCCGAAGAAATGATCAAAGGCACGCTCAAGCTTGAGCCCGTAGTTGCCTGAGTAACTGGAGAAAACAATGACCCTACGCGGCAAAAAAGTAACCGTCCACGACATGACCCTGCGGGATGGCATGCATCCCAAGCGTCACCTGATGACCCTCGACCAGATGGTCAGCATCGCCACCGGCCTCGACGAAGCCGGCGTGCCGCTGATCGAAGTCACCCACGGCGACGGCCTCGGTGGTTCCTCGGTCAACTACGGCTTCCCGGCCCACACCGACGAGGAATACCTCGGCGCCGTCATCCCCAGGATGAAGAAGGCCAAGGTCTCGGCCTTGCTGCTCCCCGGCATCGGCACCGTCGACCACCTCAAGATGGCGCGTGACCTCGGCGTCAACACCATCCGCGTCGCCACCCACTGCACCGAAGCTGACGTCTCCGAGCAACACATCACCATGGCCCGCAAGCTGGACATGGACACCGTCGGTTTCCTCATGATGGCCCACATGAACAGTGCCGAAGGCCTGGTCAAGCAAGCCAAGCTCATGGAAGGGTACGGCGCCAACTGCATCTACGTCACCGACTCGGCCGGTCATCTGCTGCCGGAAGGCGTCAAGGAGCGCCTGTCGGCCGTGCGTGCGGCATTGAAGCCGGAAACCGAACTCGGCTTCCACGGCCACCACAACCTGGCCATGGGCGTTGCCAACTCGATCGCCGCCATCGAAGTCGGCGCCAATCGCGTCGATGCCGCCGCCGCGGGCCTCGGTGCCGGGGCCGGCAATACGCCGATGGAAGTGCTCATCGCCGTGTGCAGCCTGATGGGTATCGAGACCGGTGTCGATGTCGCCAAGATCACCGACGTCGCCGAAGACCTCGTCGTGCCGATGATGGACTTCCCGATCCGCATCGACCGCGATGCGCTGACGCTCGGTTATGCCGGCGTTTATGGCTCATTCCTGCTTTTTGCCAAGCGTGCCTCCGTCAAATACGGCGTACCGGCCCGCGACATTCTGGTCGAACTCGGCCGTCGCGGCATGGTCGGCGGGCAGGAAGACATGATTGAAGACACCGCCATGAGCATGGCACGCGCACGAGGACTGATGGCATGAAACTGAACCAGCAAACCATAGGCCAATTGGCCGAACTGCTTGAAAACGCCGAATTGCAGGCGCACGACGTCGTCAA contains:
- the dmpG gene encoding 4-hydroxy-2-oxovalerate aldolase translates to MTLRGKKVTVHDMTLRDGMHPKRHLMTLDQMVSIATGLDEAGVPLIEVTHGDGLGGSSVNYGFPAHTDEEYLGAVIPRMKKAKVSALLLPGIGTVDHLKMARDLGVNTIRVATHCTEADVSEQHITMARKLDMDTVGFLMMAHMNSAEGLVKQAKLMEGYGANCIYVTDSAGHLLPEGVKERLSAVRAALKPETELGFHGHHNLAMGVANSIAAIEVGANRVDAAAAGLGAGAGNTPMEVLIAVCSLMGIETGVDVAKITDVAEDLVVPMMDFPIRIDRDALTLGYAGVYGSFLLFAKRASVKYGVPARDILVELGRRGMVGGQEDMIEDTAMSMARARGLMA
- the dmpE gene encoding 2-oxopent-4-enoate hydratase; amino-acid sequence: MDQPTIEKLGDELYDALVAGKTVSPLTSRGFDITIEDAYYIQQRMLSRRLENGEKVIGKKIGVTSKPVMNLLGVHQPDFGYLLDGMVYNEGESIEMSSLIQPKAEGEIAFLLKKDLQGPGVTAAEVLAATEGVMACFEIVDSRITDWKIKIQDTVADNASCGVFVLGDQLVDISNIDLGLCGMVLEKNGEIVVTGAGAATMGHPVNAMVWLANTLGKLGITLKAGDIVLSGAMGAMVPVVKGDNLRMTIGGLGGCSVRFV
- a CDS encoding acetaldehyde dehydrogenase (acetylating); the encoded protein is MNKIKCALIGPGNIGTDLLYKLKRSPFLDPVWMIGIDPESEGLKRAAEMGLKTCATGVDGFLPHVLADNVQIAFDATSAYVHAENSRKLNALGVLMIDLTPAAIGPFCVPPVNLKEHVGRREMNVNMVTCGGQATIPMVAAVSRVQPVAYGEIVATVSSKSAGPGTRKNIDEFTRTTAGAVEKVGGAKKGKAIIIINPAEPPLVMRDTVHCLTETAPDQAAITESIHAMIKEVQKYVPGYRLVNGPVFDGNRVSVYMEVTGLGDFLPTYAGNLDIMTAAGARTAEMFAEEMIKGTLKLEPVVA
- a CDS encoding SDR family NAD(P)-dependent oxidoreductase — encoded protein: MNFQLSGKRALVTGSTTGVGFAIALELAREGAIVTINGSEPERVAAAVEFIRSEVNHAQVHGVTADLANAYGIQSLLRQCPKADILVNSLEIIERAPFEKITDSEWHRIFDVNVLSGVRLVRHYLPRMKATNWGRIVFISDDPGITPSGEMIHHGMTKAAQTAVSHGLAQFMVGTGITVNSIRAGQTLSESVAMVLAKLAPDQEISIADAEPQRAPQMPQTSRSDEIIDPTEVPAEMTCICSPDVAATNDEAQRMVGDAVSSLY